The following are encoded in a window of Gossypium raimondii isolate GPD5lz chromosome 13, ASM2569854v1, whole genome shotgun sequence genomic DNA:
- the LOC105767423 gene encoding phosphatidate phosphatase PAH1 isoform X1 yields the protein MNVVGKVGSLISQGVYSVATPLHPFGGAVDVIVVQEQDGTFRSTPWYVQFGKFQGVLKGAEKVVHIIVNDIEADFHMYLDNSGEAYFTRGVDFCKGNETDGDLKGSDGEVRRGEGNKNIGEFYRLEHSVSDSVVVQLRDEHDFTNLKQLERAESDTRYYEFQDEQSSIDSSVNFSEFGSGRFEGLNGECFNEVQGSDSEVVLVSVDGHILTAPVSASEQGTENVQLSTPQFHLGPGEGPDFCEDNEEFSSGDDIWAADYISKLNSVADKDSSDNICSLNGKSTALSHPEVCENGGEHASQTEETNLSNREGEMNRQSDIEDAAVLDKKDDIFKSCLELSELGGHGIDYKEIVSPSEAQISQDKPPCNPLGDDETEEEAVGNSKNKDVPSSTFSPNSSNNNGSPELQIEGEPVENEVLDTDFMGSNIASVESLSNDHEQKDEQFGASAAIEGINSSQQSPAPEDMTGKSEIMETETTSGKERETQARLGFEISLCGNELHAGMGLDAAAEAFEVHRISHEEYKSNAMSIIENENLIIRFGGKYFPWEKAAPIVLGMAAFGLELDVEAGDAVPVELNESSNTKNNDSIVASTSSGHRWRLWPIPFRKVKTLEHTHSNLSSKEEFVDTESTLPNSQADSTPAFGGKIESPRKQFFRTNVPTSEQIASLNLKAGQNKITFSFSTRVLGTQQVDAHIYLWKWNAKIVISDVDGTITKSDVLGQFMPLVGRDWTQSGVAKLFSAIKENGYQLLFLSARAIVQAYLTRSFLNNLKQDGKALPNGPVVISPNGLFPSLYREVIRRAPHEFKIACLEDIKKLFPSDYNPFYAGFGNRDTDELSYRKIGIPKGKIFIINPKGEVAISHCIEVKSYTSLHTLVNDMFPPTSLVEQEDFNSWNFWKVPLPDIE from the exons ATGAATGTGGTTGGCAAAGTTGGGAGTCTAATTTCACAAGGTGTGTATTCTGTTGCTACTCCTCTCCATCCTTTTGGTGGGGCTGTTGATGTGATTGTTGTTCAGGAACAAGATGGGACATTTCGAAGCACACCTTGGTATGTTCAGTTTGGAAAGTTTCAGGGTGTTCTAAAAGGGGCTGAGAAGGTTGTTCATATAATTGTTAATGACATTGAAGCGGATTTTCATATGTATCTTGATAACTCTGGGGAAGCATATTTCACAAGGGGGGTTGATTTTTGTAAAGGAAACGAGACAGATGGAGATTTGAAAGGTTCTGATGGTGAAGTTAGACGGGGTGAAGGTAACAAAAATATTGGTGAATTTTATAGACTTGAACATAGTGTCTCAGATTCCGTGGTGGTTCAGTTGAGGGACGAACATGATTTCACAAATCTAAAACAGCTTGAAAGGGCAGAATCTGATACTAGGTACTATGAATTTCAGGATGAGCAGTCCTCAATAGACAGTTCAGttaatttttcagaatttgGGTCTGGCAGATTTGAGGGTTTAAATGGCGAGTGTTTTAATGAAGTACAGGGTTCGGATTCAGAAGTTGTCTTGGTTAGTGTGGATGGTCACATACTTACAGCCCCTGTCTCAGCATCAGAACAGGGCACTGAAAATGTGCAACTAAGCACACCTCAGTTCCATCTAGGACCAGGTGAAGGACCTGATTTTTGTGAGGATAATGAGGAGTTCAGTTCAGGTGATGACATATGGGCTGCTGACTATATTAGTAAGCTCAATTCAGTTGCAGATAAGGATTCCTCTGATAATATTTGCAGCTTGAATGGTAAATCTACTGCTTTGAGCCATCCAGAAGTTTGTGAAAATGGGGGGGAACATGCATCTCAGACTGAAGAAACAAACCTTTCTAACCGTGAAGGTGAAATGAACAGGCAAAGTGACATTGAAGATGCAGCCGTGCTTGATAAAAAGGATGATATTTTTAAGAGCTGCCTTGAACTATCTGAATTGGGTGGACATGGTATTGATTATAAGGAAATTGTTAGCCCGTCAGAAGCTCAGATTTCACAAGATAAACCTCCTTGCAATCCTCTAGGTGACGATGAAACTGAAGAGGAAGCTGTTGGTAACTCCAAAAATAAAGATGTGCCGTCTTCCACTTTTAGTCCCAATTCTTCCAACAATAATGGATCTCCTGAGTTACAAATTGAGGGTGAACCAGTTGAAAACGAAGTTTTGGATACAGATTTTATGGGTTCTAACATTGCATCTGTTGAATCTCTTAGTAATGACCATGAACAAAAAGACGAGCAATTTGGTGCATCAGCAGCAATTGAAGGGATAAATAGCAGTCAGCAAAGTCCTGCACCAGAGGATATGACTGGCAAAAGTGAGATAATGGAAACTGAAACAACTTCTGGTAAAGAGAGAGAAACTCAGGCAAGGTTGG GGTTTGAGATCTCACTCTGTGGAAATGAACTTCATGCGGGTATGGGGTTGGATGCTGCAGCAGAAGCCTTTGAAGTGCACCGCATATCACATGAGGAATATAAAAGTAACGCAATGTCAATTATTGAGAATGAAAATCTGATCATCCGATTTGGAGGGAAGTACTTTCCATGGGAAAAAGCTGCTCCTATTGTTCTTGGAATGGCTGCATTTGGTTTAGAGTTAGATGTTGAGGCTGGAGATGCAGTCCCTGTTGAACTGAATGAGTCATCAAACACAAAGAATAATGATTCTATAGTCGCTTCCACATCCTCTGGCCATAGATGGAGGCTCTGGCCCATTCCCTTTAGAAAGGTCAAAACACTTGAGCACACCCACAGCAATTTGTCTAGTAAGGAGGAATTTGTGGATACTGAATCTACTCTACCAAATTCACAAGCAGATTCAACTCCAGCATTCGGTGGAAAGATTGAATCTCCCCGCAAGCAATTTTTTAGGACAAATGTTCCCACTAGTGAGCAGATAGCTTCCTTGAATCTGAAAGCTGGTCAGAATAAGATTACTTTCAGCTTCTCCACCAGGGTCCTTGGAACGCAACAG GTTGATGCTCATATTTACTTGTGGAAGTGGAATGCAAAGATTGTAATCTCAGATGTAGATGGAACTATTACCAA GTCTGATGTTTTAGGCCAGTTTATGCCTTTAGTTGGAAGGGATTGGACACAATCTGGTGTAGCTAAACTTTTCTCTgctattaag GAGAATGGATATCAGCTGCTATTTCTGAGTGCACGAGCAATTGTTCAGGCATATCTAACGAGAAGTTTCTTAAACAACCTGAAACAG GATGGAAAAGCTTTACCTAATGGACCTGTTGTTATATCCCCCAATGGGTTGTTCCCCTCATTGTATCGCGAAG TGATAAGAAGAGCACCTCATGAATTTAAAATAGCTTGTTTAGAG GATATCAAGAAACTTTTCCCCTCTGACTACAATCCATTCTATGCGGGCTTTGGAAACAGAGACACGGATGAGCTGAGCTATAGAAAAATTGGGATCCCAAAGGGCAAGATTTTTATTATCAACCCAAAG GGCGAGGTGGCTATTAGTCATTGTATTGAAGTGAAGTCATATACGTCATTGCATACTCTCGTTAACGACATGTTTCCGCCAACTTCATTGGTTGAGCAG GAAGATTTTAACTCATGGAATTTCTGGAAAGTACCATTGCCAGATATTGAGTGA
- the LOC105767423 gene encoding phosphatidate phosphatase PAH1 isoform X2, with product MNVVGKVGSLISQGVYSVATPLHPFGGAVDVIVVQEQDGTFRSTPWYVQFGKFQGVLKGAEKVVHIIVNDIEADFHMYLDNSGEAYFTRGVDFCKGNETDGDLKGSDGEVRRGEGNKNIGEFYRLEHSVSDSVVVQLRDEHDFTNLKQLERAESDTRYYEFQDEQSSIDSSVNFSEFGSGRFEGLNGECFNEVQGSDSEVVLVSVDGHILTAPVSASEQGTENVQLSTPQFHLGPGEGPDFCEDNEEFSSGDDIWAADYISKLNSVADKDSSDNICSLNGKSTALSHPEVCENGGEHASQTEETNLSNREGEMNRQSDIEDAAVLDKKDDIFKSCLELSELGGHGIDYKEIVSPSEAQISQDKPPCNPLGDDETEEEAVGNSKNKDVPSSTFSPNSSNNNGSPELQIEGEPVENEVLDTDFMGSNIASVESLSNDHEQKDEQFGASAAIEGINSSQQSPAPEDMTGKRFEISLCGNELHAGMGLDAAAEAFEVHRISHEEYKSNAMSIIENENLIIRFGGKYFPWEKAAPIVLGMAAFGLELDVEAGDAVPVELNESSNTKNNDSIVASTSSGHRWRLWPIPFRKVKTLEHTHSNLSSKEEFVDTESTLPNSQADSTPAFGGKIESPRKQFFRTNVPTSEQIASLNLKAGQNKITFSFSTRVLGTQQVDAHIYLWKWNAKIVISDVDGTITKSDVLGQFMPLVGRDWTQSGVAKLFSAIKENGYQLLFLSARAIVQAYLTRSFLNNLKQDGKALPNGPVVISPNGLFPSLYREVIRRAPHEFKIACLEDIKKLFPSDYNPFYAGFGNRDTDELSYRKIGIPKGKIFIINPKGEVAISHCIEVKSYTSLHTLVNDMFPPTSLVEQEDFNSWNFWKVPLPDIE from the exons ATGAATGTGGTTGGCAAAGTTGGGAGTCTAATTTCACAAGGTGTGTATTCTGTTGCTACTCCTCTCCATCCTTTTGGTGGGGCTGTTGATGTGATTGTTGTTCAGGAACAAGATGGGACATTTCGAAGCACACCTTGGTATGTTCAGTTTGGAAAGTTTCAGGGTGTTCTAAAAGGGGCTGAGAAGGTTGTTCATATAATTGTTAATGACATTGAAGCGGATTTTCATATGTATCTTGATAACTCTGGGGAAGCATATTTCACAAGGGGGGTTGATTTTTGTAAAGGAAACGAGACAGATGGAGATTTGAAAGGTTCTGATGGTGAAGTTAGACGGGGTGAAGGTAACAAAAATATTGGTGAATTTTATAGACTTGAACATAGTGTCTCAGATTCCGTGGTGGTTCAGTTGAGGGACGAACATGATTTCACAAATCTAAAACAGCTTGAAAGGGCAGAATCTGATACTAGGTACTATGAATTTCAGGATGAGCAGTCCTCAATAGACAGTTCAGttaatttttcagaatttgGGTCTGGCAGATTTGAGGGTTTAAATGGCGAGTGTTTTAATGAAGTACAGGGTTCGGATTCAGAAGTTGTCTTGGTTAGTGTGGATGGTCACATACTTACAGCCCCTGTCTCAGCATCAGAACAGGGCACTGAAAATGTGCAACTAAGCACACCTCAGTTCCATCTAGGACCAGGTGAAGGACCTGATTTTTGTGAGGATAATGAGGAGTTCAGTTCAGGTGATGACATATGGGCTGCTGACTATATTAGTAAGCTCAATTCAGTTGCAGATAAGGATTCCTCTGATAATATTTGCAGCTTGAATGGTAAATCTACTGCTTTGAGCCATCCAGAAGTTTGTGAAAATGGGGGGGAACATGCATCTCAGACTGAAGAAACAAACCTTTCTAACCGTGAAGGTGAAATGAACAGGCAAAGTGACATTGAAGATGCAGCCGTGCTTGATAAAAAGGATGATATTTTTAAGAGCTGCCTTGAACTATCTGAATTGGGTGGACATGGTATTGATTATAAGGAAATTGTTAGCCCGTCAGAAGCTCAGATTTCACAAGATAAACCTCCTTGCAATCCTCTAGGTGACGATGAAACTGAAGAGGAAGCTGTTGGTAACTCCAAAAATAAAGATGTGCCGTCTTCCACTTTTAGTCCCAATTCTTCCAACAATAATGGATCTCCTGAGTTACAAATTGAGGGTGAACCAGTTGAAAACGAAGTTTTGGATACAGATTTTATGGGTTCTAACATTGCATCTGTTGAATCTCTTAGTAATGACCATGAACAAAAAGACGAGCAATTTGGTGCATCAGCAGCAATTGAAGGGATAAATAGCAGTCAGCAAAGTCCTGCACCAGAGGATATGACTGGCAAAA GGTTTGAGATCTCACTCTGTGGAAATGAACTTCATGCGGGTATGGGGTTGGATGCTGCAGCAGAAGCCTTTGAAGTGCACCGCATATCACATGAGGAATATAAAAGTAACGCAATGTCAATTATTGAGAATGAAAATCTGATCATCCGATTTGGAGGGAAGTACTTTCCATGGGAAAAAGCTGCTCCTATTGTTCTTGGAATGGCTGCATTTGGTTTAGAGTTAGATGTTGAGGCTGGAGATGCAGTCCCTGTTGAACTGAATGAGTCATCAAACACAAAGAATAATGATTCTATAGTCGCTTCCACATCCTCTGGCCATAGATGGAGGCTCTGGCCCATTCCCTTTAGAAAGGTCAAAACACTTGAGCACACCCACAGCAATTTGTCTAGTAAGGAGGAATTTGTGGATACTGAATCTACTCTACCAAATTCACAAGCAGATTCAACTCCAGCATTCGGTGGAAAGATTGAATCTCCCCGCAAGCAATTTTTTAGGACAAATGTTCCCACTAGTGAGCAGATAGCTTCCTTGAATCTGAAAGCTGGTCAGAATAAGATTACTTTCAGCTTCTCCACCAGGGTCCTTGGAACGCAACAG GTTGATGCTCATATTTACTTGTGGAAGTGGAATGCAAAGATTGTAATCTCAGATGTAGATGGAACTATTACCAA GTCTGATGTTTTAGGCCAGTTTATGCCTTTAGTTGGAAGGGATTGGACACAATCTGGTGTAGCTAAACTTTTCTCTgctattaag GAGAATGGATATCAGCTGCTATTTCTGAGTGCACGAGCAATTGTTCAGGCATATCTAACGAGAAGTTTCTTAAACAACCTGAAACAG GATGGAAAAGCTTTACCTAATGGACCTGTTGTTATATCCCCCAATGGGTTGTTCCCCTCATTGTATCGCGAAG TGATAAGAAGAGCACCTCATGAATTTAAAATAGCTTGTTTAGAG GATATCAAGAAACTTTTCCCCTCTGACTACAATCCATTCTATGCGGGCTTTGGAAACAGAGACACGGATGAGCTGAGCTATAGAAAAATTGGGATCCCAAAGGGCAAGATTTTTATTATCAACCCAAAG GGCGAGGTGGCTATTAGTCATTGTATTGAAGTGAAGTCATATACGTCATTGCATACTCTCGTTAACGACATGTTTCCGCCAACTTCATTGGTTGAGCAG GAAGATTTTAACTCATGGAATTTCTGGAAAGTACCATTGCCAGATATTGAGTGA